Proteins found in one Larimichthys crocea isolate SSNF chromosome I, L_crocea_2.0, whole genome shotgun sequence genomic segment:
- the atrx gene encoding transcriptional regulator ATRX isoform X3 has protein sequence MKPSSSRNKRKSTTVAKHTGLNESDASSESENDGATSDNPSDNNTSKGTLVMRPAGNENKGAMKLRVDFKHKLTDDTLQKKVSCTACGKQVNQFQRNSVYEHPVLKVLICKSCYKYYTSDDINRDSDGMDEQCRWCAEGGKLICCDYCNNAFCKKCILRNLGRKELSVITDENSKWHCYVCRSEPLQDLVSKCHSVMENQEHALLKQRKPDKMDKPDKPDKTEERESKQHKNKPVKEHKAVVNGKEHVEGSGTMTFSYKKLQVPKELIKKTKKLVETTTGLNNTFIQFIQQATDEQEDKSIRYRHLKAFKAVLADLKKAHSALEAALGPEFKNMEVQNGEEEQPIVRKSADVVVPVENDHMDNASDAVDESEATEEPVEEPALEVPSVEESALEVPSTEEPALEEPAIEEEEADVEEADVEEADVEEADVEEADVDQDNEQDEENDQGSNDIEMKDQTEVGITKKKCKSEVCDDGLVSTGEMSLDHDIMSVPPSVPEELFQMVESLADSTMLSKTDTDVVTGTEKDTENTKSNGNSTDSQRPQPKVKNLIVKLTPVPVVTTCGSRSSRTKNREKAEETQKKLKEEDHEEEEEGKEEEAKDDAADTVDGTNSPPPSRRSSRVKTTPLRKQTENKGKEESSDSESEEDGKEKAKSSKKSRNTKKEDGKQTTASEKKTMDSDSDEVPNILLEKAAAEQSTDEEQGSTGAKKRLFKLNNTSREDTDKMSKRKRKSESSDSDLENKSKRLSKKKKKRKGSDSSNSDSDQEKEKKSKLGTAKRRSSRVKKTRQDEAKEDDRNSPEMKVAERKRSYEKKRRGRSSKSASKLQLSSSEEEDEEQQQADSEEDSDAQKIKPIVEDNIVGGGVPFHQSSGDEVDDKKVGLCEDDDDDDPENRIAKKMLLAQIKSNYSSGAESSTDNEGADKDEQSSKTIKKEEDDEEAEEEQQDEDSEDSSSDVEVKKRGRRHKLLRHKLSLSEGESGDEKAASKEKKGGKKKSKVDSNESEDSEDSDYEKADSSEESAVSEELSESENDGKRRKTRAAKKKDEEKQRSCKQKKKRRRIKVQESSSSNEKSGEEDEDGEDRKGRKKIRKILKDDKLRTETRDALKEEEERRKRIAEREALREKLREVIVVNESSQVTCPITTKLVLDEDEETKEPIVHVHRNLVTKLKPHQVDGVQFMWDCCCESVKKIEKSSGSGCILAHCMGLGKTLQVVTFLHTLLLCEKLDFSTALVVCPLNTVLNWLNEFEKWQHGMKDDESLQVTELATVKRPQERAYALQQWQEMGGVMIIGYEMYRNLTQGRNIKSKKLKETFQKTLVDPGPDLVICDEGHILKNEASAVSKAMNSIRTRRRVVLTGTPLQNNLVEYHCMVNFIKENLLGSIKEFRNRFINPIQNGQCADSTFQDVRIMKKRAHILYEMLAGCVQRKDYTALTKFLPPKHEYVLSVRVTPIQCKLYRYYLEHFTGVGNAMEGGRGRAGTKLFQDFQMLSRIWTHPWCLQLDYISKENRGFFDEDSMDEFIASETEESSMSMTSEDDKKKKKKQGKGKKKASDDSDSDDVEVIKEWNSSSRGRNGEGRNRPEPVEEPRPTSSAPGSPTPDWHKEFVTEADAEILEHSGKITLLFEILRMAEEVDDKVLVFSQSLISLNLIEDFLELSCRAKDEDKISPYKGDGKWYRNIDYYRLDGSTNATTRKKWAEEFNDTSNIRGRLFLISTRAGSLGINLVAANRVIIFDASWNPSYDIQSIFRVYRFGQLKTVYVYRFLAQGTMEEKIYDRQVTKQSLSFRVVDQQQIERHFTTNELAELYTFEPDMADDPSEKKSKKATPLLPKDPFLAEMLQNNKDQIACYHEHDSLLDHKEEEALSEEDRKAAWAEYEAEKKGLSMRTNYQATYAQMDMGSSNYFSYNVAALASMTNQQLEDLINQGRQKVIEATNALKTLSRESLEDTIARVWKENPALTESQVQSMALGRQASVELEFKRREVVYRDVLTRQQTLMMFVQKLITNRKVQEQQMALANQANYLNQLAMQNGMMGGSGLSQRDLLGLYQQLHGLGKNPGPSKGL, from the exons ATGAAGCCCTCCTCTTCTCGCAACAAGAG GAAGTCCACTACTGTAGCTAAGCACACTGGACTGAATGAATCCGATGCCTCATCCGAGAGTGAGAATGACGGTGCCACTTCAGACAATCCCTCAGATAATAACACATCTAAAG GCACTTTAGTGATGAGGCCAGCTGGGAATGAAAACAAAGGCGCCATGAAGCTCAGAGTGgatttcaaacacaaacttaCAG ATGATACTTTACAGAAGAAGGTGAGCTGCACTGCCTGTGGAAAACAAGTAAACCAGTTTCAGCGCAACTCCGTGTATGAGCATCCTGTGCTCAAAGTACTTATCTGCAAG TCGTGCTACAAGTATTACACAAGTGATGACATCAACAGGGACTCTGATGGGATGGATGAGCAGTGCAG GTGGTGTGCTGAAGGTGGAAAGCTCATCTGCTGTGACTACTGCAACAACGCCTTCTGCAAGAAGTGCATCCTGCGCAACCTGGGCAGGAAGGAGCTGTCAGTCATCACAGATGAGAACTCAAAGTGGCACTGCTATGTCTGCAGGTCAGAGCCTCTCCAGGATCTGGTCTCCAAATGCCACAGCGTCATGGAAAATCAAGAACATGCGCTACTGAAGCAAAGAAAACCAGATAAAATGGATAAACCAGATAAACCAGATAAAACGGAAGAACGCGAGAGCAAACAACACAAGAACAAACCAGTCAAAGAGCACAAAGCAGTTGTCAATGGAAAAGAACACGTGGAAGGCTCAGGGACCATGACTTTCTCCTACAAAAAACTGCAGGTACCCAAAGAACTcataaagaaaactaaaaagcTTGTTGAAACTACGACTGGTTTGAACAATACATTCATCCAGTTCATCCAGCAGGCAACGGACGAGCAGGAAGATAAGTCTATCAGATATCGGCATTTGAAAGCCTTCAAGGCCGTGCTTGCCGATTTGAAAAAAGCCCACAGTGCTTTGGAAGCGGCTTTGGGGCCCGAGTTCAAAAACATGGAGGTGCAAAACGGTGAAGAAGAACAGCCTATTGTGAGAAAGAGCGCTGATGTCGTAGTCCCTGTAGAAAATGACCACATGGATAATGCATCGGATGCAGTTGACGAGTCTGAGGCTACAGAGGAACCTGTAGAGGAGCCAGCTTTAGAGGTGCCATCTGTAGAGGAGTCTGCTTTAGAGGTGCCGTCTACAGAGGAGCCCGCTTTGGAGGAGCCAGCTAtagaagaggaagaggcggACGTAGAGGAGGCGGATGTAGAGGAGGCGGACGTAGAGGAGGCGGACGTAGAGGAGGCGGATGTGGATCAGGATAATGAGCAGGACGAGGAGAATGACCAAGGGTCAAATGACATTGAAATGAAAGACCAAACAGAAGTTGGCATAaccaaaaagaaatgtaaatctGAAGTCTGTGATGATGGGCTGGTGTCAACTGGTGAAATGTCCCTAGATCACGACATTATGTCTGTGCCTCCTTCAGTTCCTGAAGAGCTTTTTCAGATGGTGGAGAGTCTCGCAGATTCCACCATGCTCTCAAAGACTGACACAGATGTAGTCACAGGCACTGAAAAAGACACTGAAAATACAAAGTCTAATGGAAACTCAACAGACTCTCAACGTCCTCAGCCCAAGGTGAAAAACCTCATAGTCAAACTTACTCCTGTGCCAGTGGTGACGACATGTGGCTCGAGGTCCTCCAGGACCAAAAACCGAGAGAAAGCCGAAGAGACGCAGAAAAAGTTAAAAGAAGAAGaccatgaggaggaggaggagggaaaagaagaggaggcgAAAGATGATGCTGCTGATACAGTAGATGGGACAAACAGCCCACCACCCAGCCGTCGCTCTAGTAGAGTGAAGACCACTCCCTTGAGGAAGCAGACTGAGAATAAGGGCAAGGAAGAGTCCTCCGATTCAGAGTCAGAGGAAGACGGTAAGGAGAAGGCCAAATCTTCCAAGAAATCCAGAAACACCAAAAAAGAGGATGGGAAGCAGACCACGGCTTCTGAGAAAAAGACGATGGATTCTGACTCGGATGAAGTTCCTAACATACTGCTAGagaaagctgcagcagagcagagcacagaTGAGGAACAGGGAAGCACGGGTGCTAAAAAGCGGCTATTCAAACTAAACAACACATCCAGAGAGGATACAGACAAAATGTCCAAACGCAAAAGGAAGTCTGAAAGCTCTGATTCAGACTTGGAGAACAAAAGTAAAAGGCtttccaagaagaagaagaagaggaaaggctCAGACTCCTCCAACTCAGACTCTGaccaggagaaggagaaaaagagtaAATTAGGCACTGCAAAGAGGCGATCTAGCCGTGTGAAGAAGACGAGGCAAGACGAAGCGAAAGAGGACGACAGAAACTCACCTGAGATGAAGGTGGCCGAGCGGAAGAGGTCTTATGAAAAGAAGCGCAGGGGAAGGAGCTCCAAATCCGCCTCCAAGCTGCAGTTGTCCTccagcgaggaggaggatgaggagcagcagcaggctgactCCGAAGAGGACAGCGACGCACAGAAGATCAAACCCATTGTGGAAGATAACATAGTGGGAGGTGGTGTACCTTTCCATCAGTCCTCAG GAGATGAGGTGGATGATAAAAAAGTCGGGCTTTGtgaagatgatgacgatgatgatccTGAAAACAG GATTGCAAAGAAAATGCTTCTTGcccaaataaaatcaaactacTCTTCTGGAGCCGAGAGCTCCACCGATAATGAAGGAGCAGATAAGGACGAACAGTCTTCCAAGACGATTAAAAAagaggaggacgatgaggaagcagaagaagagcagcAAG ATGAGGATTCAGAAGACTCAAGTTCTGATGTCGAAGTGAAGAAACGTGGCAGACGCCACAAATTGCTACGCCATAAACTCTCGCTGAGTGAGGGCGAATCAGGAGACGAGAAAGCTGCTAGTAAAGAGAAGAAGGGGGGCAAGAAGAAGTCGAAAG tAGACAGCAATGAATCTGAAGACTCTGAAGACTCTGACTATGAGAAGGCAGATTCCAGTGAAGAGTCTGCAGTAAGCGAGGAGCTTAGTGAATCCGAGAACGACGGGAAGCGTCGAAAGACCAG AGCTGCGAAGAAGAAGGACgaggagaaacagagaagttgcaagcagaagaagaaacgaCGCAGGATTAAAGTTCAGGAGTCTTCGTCCAGCAATGAGAAG AgcggagaggaagatgaagatggagaagaCCGCAAAGGACGCAAAAAGATCCGCAAAATCCTGAAGGACGACAAGCTGCGGACAGAGACGAGAGATGCtctgaaagaagaggaggagaggaggaaacgtATAGCGGAGAGAGAAGCACTCAGGGAGAAACTTcgagag gtgaTTGTGGTGAATGAGTCTTCTCAGGTGACCTGTCCAATCACGACCAAGCTGGTgctggatgaagatgaagagacCAAGGAGCCGATAGTGCACGTGCACAGGAACCTTGTCACAAAGCTCAAACCTCACCAGGTTGACG GGGTGCAGTTCATGTGGGACTGCTGCTGTGAATCTGTGAAGAAGATCGAGAAGTCTTCTGGCTCTGGCTGCATCCTCGCCCACTGTATGGGCCTGGGAAAAACTTTGCAG GTGGTGACATTCCTTCACACTTTGCTGCTTTGTGAGAAGCTGGATTTCAGCACAGCTCTGGTGGTTTGTCCCCTGAACACCGTCCTTAATTGGCTCAATGAGTTTGAGAAGTGGCAACACGGAATGAAGGATGACGAGAGTTTACAG GTGACTGAGCTGGCCACAGTAAAGAGGCCACAGGAGCGAGCATACGCCCTCCAACAATGGCAAGAAATGGGTGGTGTTATGATCATTGGTTACGAGATGTACCGAAACCTGACGCAGGGCAGGAACATCAAGAGCAAGAAGCTCAAAGAGACCTTTCAGAAGACACTGGTAGATCCAG GTCCAGACTTGGTGATCTGTGATGAAGGTCACATTCTGAAGAACGAGGCATCTGCTGTGTCAAAAGCGATGAACTCTAtcaggacgaggaggagggtTGTGCTGACTGGAACACCTCTGCAAAACAACCTTGTTGAAT ACCACTGCATGGTGAACTTCATCAAGGAAAACCTGCTGGGTTCAATAAAAGAGTTCAGGAACCGCTTCATCAACCCTATCCAGAACGGCCAGTGTgctgactccacatttcaggaTGTCCGGATCATGAAGAAGAGGGCACACATCCTCTATGAGATGCTTGCTGGTTGTGTCCAG AGGAAAGATTACACAGCGCTCACTAAGTTCCTGCCTCCCAAACACGAGTATGTGTTGTCAGTCAGAGTGACTCCGATCCAGTGTAAACTCTACAGATACTACCTGGAGCACTTCACAG GTGTGGGGAATGCTATGGAGGGGGGCCGGGGCCGTGCGGGGACCAAACTCTTCCAGGATTTCCAGATGCTCAGCAGAATCTGGACCCATCCCTGGTGCCTTCAGCTGGACTACATCAGTAAAGAAAACAGG GGTTTCTTCGACGAGGACAGCATGGACGAGTTCATCGCTTCAGAAACAGAAGAATCCTCTATGAGCATGACCTCCGAGGACGACAAGAAGAA GAAAAAGAAGCaagggaagggaaaaaagaaggCATCTGATGACTCGGACAGTGATGACGTGGAGGTCATCAAAGAGTGGAACAGCAGCTCTCGGGGCAGGAACGGAGAGGGTCGAAACAGACCGGAGCCTGTAGAGGAAC CTCGACCAACTAGCTCTGCACCAGGAAGTCCAACTCCTGACTGGCACAAGGAGTTTGTCACAGAGGCCGACGCTGAGATCTTGGAGCACTCAGGAAAGATAACGCTCCTCTTTGAGATCCTGCGCATGGCAGAGGAAGTAGATGATAAAGT GTTGGTGTTCAGTCagtctctcatctctctcaacCTGATCGAGGATTTCCTGGAGCTGTCTTGCAGAGCTAAAGATGAAGACAAAATCTCTCCATACAAAG GTGACGGCAAGTGGTACAGGAACATTGACTACTATCGCCTGGACGGCTCCACCAACGCCACCACCAGGAAGAAGTGGGCTGAAGAGTTTAATGACACCAGTAACATTAG AGGTCGTCTATTCCTCATTTCAACGCGAGCCGGCTCCCTTGGCATCAACCTGGTGGCAGCCAACAGAGTCATCATCTTCGACGCCTCCTGGAACCCCTCCTATGACATCCAGAGTATCTTCAGGGTTTACCGTTTTGGCCAGCTTAAGACGGTCTATGTGTACAGGTTCCTGGCCCAA GGTACAATGGAGGAGAAGATTTACGACCGGCAGGTAACCAAACAGTCTCTGTCATTCCGTGTGGTGGACCAGCAGCAGATTGAGCGGCACTTTACAACGAACGAGCTGGCCGAGCTCTACACCTTTGAGCCGGACATGGCGGACGATCCCTCagagaagaagagcaagaaAGCCACACCCTTGCTCCCGAAG GATCCCTTCCTGGCTGAGATGCTGCAGAACAATAAGGACCAGATCGCGTGTTACCATGAACACGACTCCTTGCTGGACCACAAGGAGGAGGAAGCCCTGAGCGAGGAGGATCGCAAGGCCGCCTGGGCCGAATATGAAGCGGAGAAAAAG gGTCTGTCCATGAGGACCAACTACCAGGCAACATACGCCCAGATGGATATGGGCTCCTCCAACTACTTCTCCTACAATGTGGCGGCTTTGGCCTCCATGACCAACCAGCAGCTGGAG GACCTTATCAATCAGGGGCGACAGAAAGTCATTGAAGCAACAAATGCATTGAAGACTTTATCACGGGAGTCACTGGAAGATACAATCGCCAGAGTG TGGAAGGAAAACCCAGCACTCACGGAGAGTCAGGTCCAGTCGATGGCTCTGGGTCGACAGGCCAGTGTAGAGCTGGAGTTCAAGCGCAGGGAAGTCGTGTACAGGGACGTCCTCACAAGGCAACAAACG CTGATGATGTTCGTGCAGAAGCTGATCACTAACAGGAAGGTGCAGGAGCAGCAGATGGCCTTGGCTAACCAGGCCAACTACCTGAACCAGCTGGCCATGCAGAACGGCATGATGGGAGGCAGCGGGCTCAGCCAGAGGGACCTGCTGGGGCTTTACCAGCAGCTCCACGGCCTGGGCAAGAATCCCGGGCCCTCCAAGGGCCTGTAG